A genome region from Chlorobaculum tepidum TLS includes the following:
- a CDS encoding geranylgeranyl reductase family protein: MQRYDAVISGAGPAGCSAALSLAQKGRRVLLIDKARFPREKICGDGVTAASTELLEEMGVLELLRQRPGSLTEFRGATFVSPGGTVVQGRILRNGHLSGSSYVIPRMVLDDSLVSRVKEHSSITFLDKTTVTGLVMDGDRARGVATSAGEFCGRIIIAADGAYSPIAKQLDLWNRDKRQQGFAMRAWFSGVEGLGDSIELCYDKAMLPGYGWIFPAGEQRANVGVFLLPRFADQRSTKRLFKSFVKENAFAAARLKNAVMEPGSLKSWPLPFGSFAGRRGRGNVLLAGDAGSFIDPLTGEGIYYALKTGRYAAEAVANALERNDESAALTRYEQLWRGEFSGRVYFPGYAFQHFMNNSWFVDTFMRYTAKKQHRADLLADVVAHNRKRRELFKLLNPFY; this comes from the coding sequence ATGCAGCGTTACGATGCAGTGATTTCGGGAGCCGGGCCGGCGGGATGCTCGGCGGCGCTCTCTCTCGCACAAAAGGGCCGTCGCGTGTTGCTCATCGACAAGGCGCGGTTTCCGAGAGAGAAGATTTGCGGCGACGGCGTAACCGCCGCTTCGACCGAGCTGCTCGAAGAGATGGGCGTGCTGGAGCTGCTCCGTCAGCGGCCCGGTAGCCTGACGGAGTTCAGGGGCGCGACCTTTGTTTCGCCCGGCGGTACGGTAGTGCAGGGCAGGATTTTGCGGAATGGCCATCTGAGCGGCAGCTCTTACGTCATTCCGAGAATGGTGCTTGACGACTCCCTCGTTTCTCGCGTCAAAGAGCACTCTTCGATCACTTTTCTCGATAAGACAACCGTCACCGGTCTGGTCATGGATGGCGACCGGGCACGGGGTGTTGCTACCTCAGCCGGGGAGTTTTGCGGAAGAATCATCATCGCTGCTGATGGGGCCTATTCGCCGATAGCCAAACAGCTCGATTTGTGGAACCGCGACAAACGTCAGCAGGGATTCGCCATGCGGGCGTGGTTTTCGGGGGTCGAAGGGCTGGGTGATTCAATCGAGCTGTGTTACGACAAGGCGATGCTTCCGGGCTATGGCTGGATCTTTCCCGCCGGTGAGCAGCGAGCCAACGTCGGAGTGTTTCTTTTGCCGCGCTTCGCCGATCAGCGAAGCACGAAGCGCTTGTTCAAGAGCTTCGTCAAGGAAAACGCATTTGCGGCGGCGAGGCTGAAGAATGCCGTCATGGAGCCAGGCTCGCTCAAAAGCTGGCCGCTGCCGTTCGGCTCCTTCGCGGGCCGGCGGGGCCGGGGCAACGTGCTGCTCGCGGGCGATGCCGGAAGCTTCATCGATCCGCTGACGGGCGAAGGCATCTACTACGCGCTGAAAACCGGACGCTACGCCGCCGAAGCGGTCGCCAACGCGCTCGAACGCAATGACGAATCTGCGGCGCTGACTCGCTACGAGCAGCTCTGGCGAGGCGAGTTTTCAGGCCGGGTCTATTTCCCCGGTTACGCATTTCAGCATTTCATGAACAATTCCTGGTTTGTGGACACCTTCATGCGCTACACCGCCAAAAAACAACATCGAGCCGATCTCCTCGCCGACGTCGTAGCCCACAACCGAAAACGCCGAGAACTGTTCAAACTGCTGAATCCGTTTTATTGA
- a CDS encoding DUF1648 domain-containing protein — protein MTPKQNNHPLALALFSLLSALLVGHAIYHYVILPEEIATHFGFSGKPDAWGPKTVFFLWYFIITGLCIVMFVVVNRLLRPGHLSWLNIPNKEYWLAPERIHDTLHYVRSGMLLFGSGTLLFVLDFINQSFQVSLGNASRLDHPLTTLAMYLLFCVLWVSALYRRFGRKM, from the coding sequence ATGACACCCAAACAAAACAACCATCCTCTGGCCCTGGCGCTCTTTTCGTTGCTCAGCGCTCTTCTGGTGGGTCATGCCATCTACCACTACGTCATCCTGCCCGAAGAGATCGCTACCCATTTCGGCTTTTCGGGAAAACCGGATGCCTGGGGCCCGAAAACGGTCTTTTTCCTCTGGTACTTCATCATTACCGGTCTTTGCATTGTAATGTTCGTTGTGGTGAACCGCCTCCTGAGGCCGGGCCATCTTTCATGGCTGAACATTCCCAACAAGGAGTACTGGCTGGCGCCGGAACGCATTCACGACACCCTGCATTATGTCAGAAGCGGTATGCTGCTCTTCGGTTCCGGCACTCTGCTGTTCGTGCTCGACTTCATCAACCAGTCCTTTCAGGTTTCACTCGGAAACGCTTCGAGGCTCGATCATCCCCTGACCACTCTTGCCATGTATCTGCTTTTCTGCGTCTTATGGGTTTCCGCGCTGTACCGCCGGTTTGGCAGGAAGATGTGA
- a CDS encoding HAD family hydrolase — MNYRLLVFDFDGTLADSEASIMGAMQLVAKEFGLSEVDCVKARPTIGLSLLRTIEIGLGLEAGDAAAAVELYRRYYKEIAFDSTCLFPGVKETQEQLRQNSLLAIASSKSRQGLLSRMRQFGIVDHFSFIAGAQDISGL; from the coding sequence ATGAACTACAGACTGCTTGTTTTTGATTTCGATGGCACGCTGGCCGACAGCGAAGCAAGTATCATGGGTGCAATGCAGCTTGTGGCCAAAGAGTTCGGGCTTTCGGAAGTTGACTGTGTGAAAGCCAGACCAACGATCGGTTTGTCGTTGCTGCGTACCATTGAAATAGGACTTGGTCTTGAGGCCGGAGATGCAGCGGCGGCGGTCGAACTCTACCGGAGGTATTACAAAGAGATCGCTTTCGACTCGACTTGCCTTTTTCCGGGAGTCAAAGAGACCCAGGAACAGTTGAGGCAGAACTCCCTGCTTGCGATTGCCTCAAGCAAAAGCCGACAGGGACTTTTGTCCAGGATGCGTCAGTTCGGTATTGTCGATCATTTCTCTTTCATTGCCGGAGCACAGGATATTTCGGGTCTGTAA